The following proteins are encoded in a genomic region of Chryseobacterium cucumeris:
- a CDS encoding NAD(P)H-dependent flavin oxidoreductase, translated as MFWPDTISKKLGIQYPLIQAPMFGVSTVQMAVAAAKAGCLGSLALADLSADHSVELIRETKELTDKPFAANIFVHHIPEVTDDLKEKYSKTKQFIEELARENNIEVNLPDIEEISVNSYHEQVDAIIEEGCKIVSFTFGNLDDKSIQKLHENGVTLIGTCTSVKEALLLEKSGIDIICVQGIEAGGHRGSFESENIPQIGGLSLLSQIYDQVNVPLIYAGGIYGAKTLQAVKDLGAQGFQVGNLLLASQESALLPFEKERLKRVREEEIVLTKSFSGRYARGVKNKFIETVENSEYILPYPYQNKLTNALRKAAKALQNPEFAGIWVGQSIHQYSEQSTEEILKKLIKECEM; from the coding sequence ATGTTCTGGCCCGATACAATCAGTAAAAAACTAGGAATACAATATCCTCTCATTCAGGCTCCGATGTTTGGGGTAAGTACTGTACAAATGGCTGTTGCCGCTGCAAAAGCAGGCTGTCTGGGATCACTGGCACTGGCTGATCTTTCGGCAGATCATTCTGTGGAATTGATCAGGGAAACAAAAGAACTGACTGATAAGCCGTTTGCTGCCAATATATTTGTCCATCACATTCCTGAAGTGACGGACGATTTAAAAGAAAAATATAGCAAAACCAAGCAGTTTATTGAAGAGCTGGCCAGAGAAAATAATATAGAAGTAAATCTTCCCGACATCGAAGAAATCAGTGTCAACAGCTATCATGAACAGGTTGATGCCATTATTGAAGAAGGATGTAAAATTGTAAGCTTTACATTCGGAAATCTTGATGATAAAAGTATTCAGAAATTACATGAAAACGGAGTGACTCTTATTGGTACCTGTACTTCTGTGAAGGAAGCTTTGTTGCTTGAAAAATCCGGTATTGATATTATTTGTGTGCAGGGAATAGAAGCTGGTGGCCACAGAGGTAGTTTTGAATCTGAAAATATTCCTCAGATCGGAGGATTATCTTTATTGTCACAGATCTACGATCAGGTAAATGTTCCTTTGATCTATGCGGGAGGAATTTATGGAGCAAAAACATTACAAGCCGTTAAAGACTTAGGTGCCCAGGGTTTTCAGGTGGGTAATCTTTTGCTGGCTTCTCAGGAAAGCGCTTTATTGCCTTTTGAAAAAGAAAGATTGAAAAGGGTAAGAGAAGAAGAAATTGTTCTCACGAAGAGCTTTTCCGGGCGGTATGCAAGAGGAGTGAAAAACAAATTTATAGAAACGGTTGAAAATTCAGAATATATTTTACCATATCCTTATCAGAACAAACTGACCAATGCCTTACGAAAAGCAGCTAAAGCTCTGCAAAATCCAGAGTTTGCAGGAATCTGGGTGGGACAGTCTATTCACCAGTACAGCGAACAGTCTACAGAGGAAATTTTAAAGAAACTGATCAAAGAATGTGAAATGTAG
- a CDS encoding aldo/keto reductase, giving the protein MQKKTYTGQPVVTLNNGVDIPALGFGVWQMEDLKECENAVIKAIQTGYRMIDTAAIYQNETAVGTAVKNSGVNRDELFITSKVWVQDHGYEKAKSAFQRTLDRLQMDYLDMYLIHWPYGDFLGTWKALEELYQEGKIKAIGVCNFTVEKLEELKANSTVLPVINQIELHPVFQQKELQVYDRENNIITQPWSPLGNGNANLLSNPELKAIAEKYGKTVAQVILRWHLQEGFVVIPKSVTPSRIEENFNVFDFELTEDEMNVVRSLDTGKRLFFDPKDPEWEQKMLNSVADI; this is encoded by the coding sequence ATGCAAAAGAAAACCTATACAGGACAACCTGTGGTAACATTAAATAACGGTGTGGATATTCCGGCCTTAGGATTTGGAGTATGGCAGATGGAAGATCTGAAAGAATGTGAAAATGCAGTAATCAAAGCTATTCAGACAGGATATAGAATGATCGATACCGCTGCTATTTATCAGAATGAAACTGCAGTAGGTACAGCCGTAAAAAATAGTGGTGTAAACAGAGACGAACTGTTTATCACCTCCAAAGTATGGGTTCAGGATCATGGATACGAAAAGGCGAAAAGCGCTTTTCAGAGAACATTGGACAGATTACAGATGGATTATCTTGATATGTATCTTATCCACTGGCCGTATGGAGATTTTCTGGGAACATGGAAAGCTTTGGAAGAGCTTTATCAGGAGGGGAAGATCAAAGCAATTGGAGTATGTAATTTTACCGTCGAAAAACTTGAAGAATTAAAAGCAAATTCAACTGTTTTACCGGTTATCAATCAGATTGAGCTGCATCCTGTATTTCAGCAGAAAGAACTGCAGGTGTATGACAGAGAAAATAATATCATAACACAGCCATGGAGCCCGCTGGGAAATGGTAACGCTAATCTTTTAAGCAATCCTGAACTGAAAGCTATTGCCGAAAAATATGGTAAAACCGTAGCTCAGGTAATCTTGAGATGGCACCTTCAGGAAGGTTTCGTTGTGATTCCAAAATCTGTGACACCATCAAGAATTGAAGAAAACTTTAACGTATTTGATTTTGAGCTGACAGAAGATGAAATGAATGTTGTCCGTTCTTTAGATACTGGAAAAAGATTGTTCTTTGATCCTAAAGATCCTGAATGGGAACAAAAAATGCTAAATTCTGTAGCAGATATTTAA
- a CDS encoding GNAT family N-acetyltransferase, with product MSQHIRLATAEDYPRIMEIWESAVKATHDFLAEEDFNYFKEVIPRDYLPNLEVYLITEDHETKGFASVAEGNLEMLFIHNDTRGKGYGKTLYQFMKEKTGLTKVDVNEQNPQAIGFYEKMGFKKVGRSEKDGSGKDYPLIHMSL from the coding sequence ATGTCACAACATATCAGATTGGCTACAGCAGAGGATTATCCGAGAATTATGGAAATATGGGAATCAGCAGTAAAAGCAACACACGATTTTCTTGCTGAGGAAGATTTCAATTATTTTAAAGAAGTCATTCCAAGAGACTATCTTCCTAATCTGGAAGTGTATTTAATTACTGAAGATCATGAAACTAAAGGATTTGCTTCCGTAGCAGAAGGCAACCTGGAAATGCTTTTCATCCACAACGATACACGTGGAAAAGGCTATGGTAAAACACTTTATCAGTTTATGAAAGAAAAAACCGGACTGACCAAAGTAGATGTCAATGAACAAAACCCTCAGGCTATCGGTTTTTATGAAAAAATGGGTTTCAAAAAAGTCGGAAGATCTGAAAAAGATGGTTCAGGAAAAGATTATCCACTTATTCATATGAGTCTGTAA
- a CDS encoding GNAT family N-acetyltransferase gives MEDFTFHQLNSDSEIPYHLLLLADETKEAINQYIFNSDIYLLHNGTENIAVMALYRKSDTELEIKNVAVIESYRSKGIGSILMNKAKEIAKENHYKILTVGTSDTGFQQIRFYEKNGFIRSGILKDFFIKNYPDPIYENGLQMRDMVVLSHHLAE, from the coding sequence ATGGAAGATTTCACTTTTCATCAATTAAATTCCGATTCGGAAATTCCCTATCATCTCCTGTTATTGGCTGATGAAACCAAGGAAGCGATTAATCAATATATTTTCAATTCCGATATTTATCTTTTGCATAACGGTACTGAAAACATTGCAGTGATGGCATTGTACAGAAAAAGTGATACTGAACTGGAAATTAAAAATGTTGCCGTCATTGAAAGCTACCGTAGCAAAGGAATCGGAAGTATCCTGATGAACAAGGCTAAAGAAATTGCCAAAGAAAACCACTATAAAATACTGACTGTCGGAACCTCGGATACGGGATTCCAACAGATCAGATTTTATGAGAAAAACGGATTCATCAGAAGTGGAATTCTGAAAGACTTTTTTATTAAAAATTATCCTGATCCAATCTATGAAAACGGTTTACAGATGCGCGATATGGTTGTCTTAAGCCATCACCTGGCGGAATAA
- a CDS encoding LysR family transcriptional regulator, which yields MVNLEWYRTFKAIYKTGTLTGAADALFISQPGVSLHLSSLEAYVGYKLFDRTGRKMIPTERGKVLFNAVAEPLTKLEDVEKNFQKSTEKHTPTISVGMCFETFQTTLEQYVSSLPFNLIISFGEYPEMLDQLDKGILDLIITPKKGSSPNIEHEAFSSEQIILVGGKDVDKAAFNKVLKTKDAEQIEEWLKNEKWYGTTGDMEHLFQFWTLNFGHKPNFRPNYIVPNLNSIIRCLKGGTGLAVVPDFLCRNDIESGEVQLIWEGKKKLENTLYFGCRKKTNYQAEIEHIKGLFRQVMA from the coding sequence ATGGTTAATTTAGAATGGTATCGTACTTTTAAGGCGATCTATAAAACCGGGACATTGACAGGTGCAGCTGATGCCTTATTCATATCACAGCCGGGAGTAAGCCTTCACTTAAGTTCTCTGGAAGCTTATGTGGGTTACAAGCTGTTTGACAGGACCGGTAGGAAAATGATTCCGACAGAGCGTGGTAAAGTATTGTTTAATGCAGTTGCTGAACCGCTCACTAAGCTGGAAGATGTAGAAAAGAATTTTCAGAAATCTACAGAGAAACATACGCCTACCATCAGTGTAGGGATGTGTTTTGAGACTTTTCAGACTACTCTGGAGCAATATGTTTCTTCATTACCTTTTAATCTGATCATCAGTTTTGGAGAATACCCCGAAATGCTGGATCAATTGGATAAGGGAATTCTCGATCTGATCATCACTCCTAAAAAAGGGTCTTCACCCAATATCGAGCATGAAGCCTTCTCTTCGGAACAAATTATTCTGGTTGGGGGGAAAGATGTAGATAAAGCAGCTTTCAATAAAGTGTTGAAAACAAAAGATGCAGAGCAGATTGAAGAGTGGCTGAAGAATGAAAAATGGTATGGAACCACCGGAGATATGGAACACCTTTTCCAGTTCTGGACCTTAAATTTTGGTCATAAACCGAATTTCCGCCCCAATTATATCGTTCCCAACCTGAATTCAATTATCCGCTGTCTGAAGGGAGGAACAGGATTAGCTGTTGTACCTGATTTTCTTTGCAGGAATGATATCGAAAGCGGTGAAGTACAGCTGATCTGGGAAGGAAAAAAGAAACTGGAAAACACACTGTATTTCGGATGTCGTAAGAAAACCAATTACCAGGCTGAAATAGAACACATTAAAGGTTTATTCCGCCAGGTGATGGCTTAA
- a CDS encoding metallophosphoesterase family protein, giving the protein MIQIAVFSDVHGNLPALEVVLKDIEQRGISQKFCLGDLVDFAPWGNEVIEKIRSLNIPCLMGNHDERIAFDIPVVPLPKHSEEETTARFIAIDHSKKYITEPNKKFLSGLPFHLKLNYKTGKKHWNIQLVHSSLESNDTYLYESENDEVFTSMLEWAKADLIVMGHTHLSFKKQFGNNTWAVNCGSVGRSKEENRLASYLVLTLDEEKITPEIVQLSYPIDETIRQIHESGIPDYYASFLKNENVLIL; this is encoded by the coding sequence ATGATACAGATAGCTGTTTTTAGTGATGTGCATGGAAATCTTCCTGCACTGGAAGTGGTGTTGAAGGATATTGAGCAGAGAGGAATAAGCCAGAAGTTCTGCCTGGGAGATCTGGTAGATTTTGCACCCTGGGGAAATGAAGTAATAGAAAAAATAAGGAGTCTGAACATTCCATGTCTGATGGGAAATCACGATGAAAGAATTGCTTTTGATATTCCTGTTGTTCCTTTGCCTAAGCATTCAGAAGAAGAAACTACTGCCCGCTTTATTGCTATAGATCATTCTAAAAAATATATTACAGAACCGAATAAAAAGTTTCTTTCCGGGTTGCCTTTTCACTTAAAGTTAAATTACAAAACAGGTAAAAAGCACTGGAACATCCAGCTGGTTCATTCCAGTCTTGAAAGCAATGATACTTATTTGTATGAATCAGAAAATGATGAGGTTTTTACATCTATGCTGGAATGGGCAAAAGCCGATCTGATCGTAATGGGACATACCCATTTATCATTTAAAAAACAGTTCGGAAATAATACATGGGCCGTTAATTGCGGTTCTGTAGGCCGCTCCAAAGAAGAAAACAGACTGGCTTCTTATCTGGTACTGACTTTGGATGAAGAAAAAATCACCCCTGAAATTGTACAGTTATCTTATCCGATTGATGAAACTATCCGCCAGATACATGAAAGCGGGATTCCGGATTATTATGCTTCGTTTCTGAAGAATGAAAATGTATTAATATTATAA
- a CDS encoding NAD(P)H-dependent oxidoreductase, translating into MKKVLIINGGQNFGHSGGKYNQTIADNTLAVLKEFENVEVKITNVSENYDKHEEVQKFVWADYIIYHTPIWWFQLPNGLKKYIDEVFTAGHAKGIYMSDGRKAESPEINYGTGGMLGGRKYMLTTSWNAPATAFTLPGEFFNEKSVDEGPLFGFHRMNAFVSMEKMESFHFHDVEKNANIERDMKLYKEHVRNVFEKELRSELVS; encoded by the coding sequence ATGAAAAAAGTACTAATCATCAACGGAGGACAGAATTTCGGACATTCCGGAGGAAAATATAATCAGACTATCGCAGACAATACATTAGCCGTTCTTAAAGAATTTGAAAATGTAGAAGTAAAGATAACGAATGTAAGTGAAAATTATGACAAACATGAAGAAGTGCAGAAGTTTGTCTGGGCAGATTACATCATTTACCACACTCCTATCTGGTGGTTCCAGCTTCCGAACGGATTGAAAAAATATATTGACGAAGTCTTCACGGCAGGTCATGCAAAAGGAATTTATATGAGCGACGGAAGAAAGGCTGAGAGTCCTGAAATCAACTATGGTACAGGAGGAATGCTTGGCGGGAGAAAATATATGTTAACAACAAGCTGGAATGCTCCTGCAACTGCTTTCACACTTCCCGGAGAATTCTTTAATGAAAAAAGCGTGGACGAAGGTCCTTTATTTGGATTCCACAGAATGAATGCCTTTGTTTCAATGGAAAAAATGGAAAGCTTCCACTTCCACGATGTGGAGAAAAACGCCAATATAGAACGCGATATGAAGCTTTACAAAGAACATGTGAGAAATGTTTTTGAAAAAGAATTAAGATCTGAACTGGTATCATGA
- a CDS encoding NAD-dependent epimerase/dehydratase family protein, whose translation MKKILITGITGYIGGTIAKKLLDRNYEVTGLVRNETHVQELESLGIKTIVGNIHEEDLIRTAVSDIDAVIHNADSADDAYAADNFIKALEGSQKTFIFTSGSAIFGGKENGKKSDFIFREDFPLQPRLEMASRVLINNYVLQSASKGIRSIVIVPTMVYGEGLGIKKDSIQIPALINFSKEKGHGVYFGEGENIWSNLHIEDLADLYVLALEKAKGGSIYYAENGSSSLKNIAEKISKKYNLQSAKSLSIQDAVDKFGPAGGYFGFASNSRCSSDKAKAELDWKPIYNSIENFI comes from the coding sequence ATGAAAAAAATACTGATCACAGGTATTACCGGCTATATAGGCGGAACTATCGCAAAAAAACTCCTCGACAGGAATTATGAAGTGACAGGACTAGTTCGTAATGAAACCCATGTGCAGGAACTGGAATCATTAGGAATCAAAACCATTGTGGGAAATATTCATGAGGAAGACCTCATCAGAACAGCGGTTTCTGATATTGATGCTGTGATCCATAATGCAGATTCAGCAGATGATGCGTATGCAGCAGATAACTTTATCAAAGCTCTGGAAGGAAGTCAGAAAACCTTTATATTCACTTCAGGCTCTGCCATTTTTGGTGGAAAAGAGAATGGTAAAAAAAGTGACTTTATATTCAGAGAAGATTTCCCTTTGCAGCCAAGACTGGAAATGGCATCAAGAGTATTGATCAACAATTACGTCCTGCAATCTGCCAGCAAAGGCATACGAAGTATTGTTATTGTTCCTACCATGGTTTACGGAGAAGGTTTAGGAATTAAAAAAGACAGCATTCAGATTCCGGCTCTTATCAACTTTTCTAAGGAGAAAGGGCATGGAGTTTATTTTGGTGAAGGTGAAAATATCTGGTCCAACTTACATATTGAAGATCTCGCAGATCTGTATGTACTCGCATTGGAAAAAGCAAAAGGAGGCTCTATCTATTATGCAGAAAACGGTTCATCTTCTCTGAAAAACATTGCAGAAAAGATCAGTAAAAAATATAACTTACAATCAGCTAAATCATTAAGCATACAGGATGCGGTTGACAAATTTGGTCCTGCAGGAGGTTATTTCGGTTTTGCATCCAACAGCAGATGCAGTTCAGATAAAGCTAAAGCAGAACTGGATTGGAAACCTATCTATAACTCTATTGAAAATTTTATTTAA
- a CDS encoding putative quinol monooxygenase: MKIHLTAIIKSKEEHQAEVLEVLQNMVKETRKEEACELYSLHQGIEDKNEFVFYEIWKSKEGLDQHNQQPYIQAFGALVEEKLQEKPQIYTTNLI, encoded by the coding sequence ATGAAAATTCATCTTACAGCCATTATAAAATCCAAGGAAGAACATCAGGCAGAAGTACTGGAAGTTCTTCAGAATATGGTAAAAGAAACAAGAAAAGAAGAAGCTTGCGAGCTTTACAGCCTTCACCAGGGAATTGAAGACAAAAATGAATTTGTTTTCTACGAAATCTGGAAAAGTAAAGAAGGACTGGATCAGCACAATCAGCAGCCTTATATCCAGGCTTTCGGAGCTTTGGTTGAGGAGAAACTTCAGGAAAAACCACAGATTTATACCACCAATCTTATTTAA
- a CDS encoding type 1 glutamine amidotransferase domain-containing protein, which yields MKKLVFLMLAVFTIGFVQAQTKKSKNMKKKILFVVTSHDKKGSTGEDTGYYLGEVSHPWEVLHKAGYEIDFVSPKGGTPPVDGFDLKDPVNKEFWENKEYKNKIDHSMTPSQVDPKEYSTIFYAGGHGAMWDFADNKELSDIASKIYENGGIVAGVCHGPAGLVNIKLNNGKYLVDGKKINAFTNEEESEVKLTNVVPFLLEDKLKERGAKFEKSGLWQNHVVTDQRVITGQNPQSAKSVGEAIVKELNK from the coding sequence ATGAAAAAATTAGTGTTTTTAATGCTTGCGGTCTTTACGATAGGATTCGTACAGGCACAAACCAAAAAATCAAAGAATATGAAAAAGAAAATATTATTCGTCGTAACCAGTCATGACAAAAAAGGCAGTACAGGTGAAGATACAGGATATTATCTGGGTGAAGTTTCTCATCCGTGGGAAGTTCTTCACAAGGCAGGATATGAAATAGACTTTGTAAGTCCGAAAGGCGGAACTCCTCCGGTAGACGGCTTCGATTTGAAAGATCCTGTCAACAAAGAATTCTGGGAGAACAAGGAATATAAAAACAAAATTGATCACTCAATGACTCCGTCACAGGTCGATCCTAAAGAATATTCAACCATCTTTTATGCAGGAGGACACGGAGCAATGTGGGATTTTGCAGACAATAAGGAACTTTCAGATATCGCTTCCAAAATTTATGAAAACGGAGGTATTGTTGCCGGAGTATGTCATGGTCCCGCAGGTTTGGTGAATATCAAACTGAATAACGGGAAATATCTTGTAGACGGTAAAAAAATCAATGCTTTTACCAATGAAGAGGAATCTGAAGTAAAATTAACAAACGTTGTTCCATTCTTACTGGAAGATAAACTGAAAGAAAGAGGAGCAAAATTTGAAAAATCCGGGCTTTGGCAGAATCATGTGGTAACCGATCAGAGAGTGATCACAGGACAGAATCCACAGTCAGCAAAAAGCGTTGGAGAAGCTATCGTAAAGGAATTAAATAAGTAA
- a CDS encoding aldo/keto reductase, translating to MEYRKLGNTDLELSAITHGAFAIGGNMWGGNEKQDSINSIHASLDHGVTSIDTAPFYGFGLSEEMIGEAIKGKDRSKIQLLTKFGLVWDGSNNGKGEFFFDAEDEGKTLPVYKLASKENIIKEVEESLKRLGTDYIDLLQLHWPDSTTPISETMEAMELLIQQGKIRAAGVSNYSVAQMEEANRTLNLASNQVSYSMLNRAIENDLVPYSLENNSGIIVYSPMERGLLTGKYFKETQLKDNDHRNGYFSQFDLNKVKTFLEKIEPIAQEKGASLSQLVLRWTTLQPAITVVLAGARNAHQAIENAKAMSIDLSQEELSYINSALSEI from the coding sequence ATGGAATATAGAAAATTAGGAAACACCGATTTAGAATTATCAGCAATCACACACGGAGCTTTTGCCATCGGTGGAAACATGTGGGGCGGTAATGAAAAACAGGATTCTATCAATTCTATTCACGCATCATTAGATCATGGTGTAACTTCTATCGACACGGCTCCATTCTATGGTTTCGGACTGAGTGAAGAAATGATCGGTGAAGCTATCAAAGGAAAAGACCGTTCAAAAATTCAGCTTTTAACAAAATTTGGATTGGTATGGGACGGAAGCAACAACGGAAAAGGAGAATTTTTCTTTGATGCAGAAGATGAAGGAAAAACACTTCCGGTTTATAAGCTGGCTTCAAAAGAAAACATCATCAAAGAAGTTGAAGAGAGTTTAAAAAGATTAGGTACAGATTATATTGACCTTTTACAGCTTCACTGGCCTGACAGCACAACGCCTATCTCTGAAACTATGGAAGCAATGGAACTATTGATCCAGCAGGGAAAAATCCGTGCTGCTGGAGTAAGCAACTACAGCGTGGCTCAGATGGAAGAAGCTAACAGGACTTTAAACCTTGCCAGCAACCAGGTTTCTTACAGTATGCTAAACCGTGCAATCGAAAATGATCTTGTTCCGTATTCTCTGGAAAACAATTCTGGAATTATCGTGTACAGCCCGATGGAAAGAGGTCTTTTAACCGGTAAATATTTCAAGGAAACCCAATTGAAAGATAACGACCACAGAAACGGATATTTCTCTCAGTTTGATCTGAATAAGGTAAAAACTTTCTTAGAAAAAATTGAGCCTATTGCACAGGAAAAAGGAGCCAGCCTTTCTCAACTGGTATTAAGATGGACTACGTTACAACCAGCTATTACAGTTGTATTGGCAGGAGCAAGAAATGCACACCAAGCCATCGAAAACGCAAAGGCAATGTCTATCGACCTTTCACAGGAAGAATTGAGCTACATCAATTCAGCTTTAAGCGAAATTTAA
- a CDS encoding cyclase family protein, with amino-acid sequence MKNNLIRMFGLATLLTINSINLKAQTLVNPEDKSWYPSAYGTKDEIGAANLLTPEVVKQALGLVKQGKTLALAVPIDKNLPAFRHRSFNLYNIQPGEQGGKSIGPNKFTFNDELVNGWTGVGTQLNGIGHIGIDNTYYNGNKATDFVTVEGVKKLGVEKVPPFVTRGVVLDMTAHYGKSIVPGGTEFTVEDIKSVLKKQGLTLRKGDIVLFNTGWLELIGKNNQQFLETEPGIGMDAAKWLADQGIVAFGGDTWASEVYPNPKSKEEFPINQFMLAKKGIYNLELIDSRPLVKQKVWEFLFVLGQPLYVGSTQVNVNPVAIY; translated from the coding sequence ATGAAAAATAATCTGATCAGAATGTTCGGGTTAGCTACACTATTGACTATCAACAGCATTAATTTAAAAGCTCAGACACTCGTCAATCCTGAAGATAAATCATGGTATCCTTCGGCTTACGGTACGAAAGATGAGATTGGAGCAGCCAATCTGTTAACACCGGAAGTTGTAAAACAAGCACTAGGACTGGTAAAACAAGGTAAAACGTTAGCACTTGCCGTTCCTATTGATAAAAACCTGCCTGCTTTCAGACACAGAAGTTTTAATTTATACAATATCCAACCCGGAGAACAGGGCGGAAAAAGCATAGGTCCTAATAAATTCACCTTCAATGATGAATTAGTAAACGGATGGACCGGAGTTGGAACACAACTGAACGGTATCGGACACATTGGTATTGACAACACTTACTATAACGGGAACAAGGCAACAGATTTCGTAACCGTAGAAGGCGTAAAAAAACTGGGTGTTGAAAAAGTACCTCCTTTCGTTACCCGAGGTGTAGTGCTTGATATGACTGCTCATTATGGAAAATCAATTGTGCCGGGAGGAACAGAATTTACGGTTGAAGACATTAAATCCGTTTTAAAGAAACAAGGACTTACTCTGCGAAAAGGTGATATCGTTCTTTTCAACACCGGATGGCTTGAATTGATCGGTAAAAACAACCAGCAATTTCTGGAAACAGAACCCGGAATAGGAATGGATGCCGCAAAATGGCTTGCCGACCAGGGAATCGTAGCTTTTGGTGGCGACACCTGGGCTTCTGAAGTCTATCCTAACCCAAAAAGTAAGGAAGAATTTCCCATCAATCAGTTTATGCTGGCTAAAAAAGGAATTTATAACCTGGAGCTGATAGACAGCCGTCCTTTGGTAAAACAAAAAGTCTGGGAATTTCTATTTGTGCTGGGACAGCCTTTGTATGTAGGTTCTACTCAGGTGAATGTAAATCCTGTGGCGATTTATTAA
- a CDS encoding carboxymuconolactone decarboxylase family protein, whose protein sequence is MSARLNIATVDSAAYKAMMGLEAYLQTTSLTHIQKELIKIRASQINKCAFCLDMHTKDAIKYGENPQRIFILNGWTEAKEFFTEEEQVLLAMTEEITLISQNGLSEETFQKAKKFFDDHQIAQIIMAIITINAWNRIAVSTHIPIAK, encoded by the coding sequence ATGAGCGCAAGATTAAATATTGCAACAGTAGATTCAGCAGCTTACAAAGCAATGATGGGATTAGAAGCATACTTACAGACCACTTCTTTAACCCATATTCAGAAGGAATTAATTAAAATCAGGGCTTCACAGATCAATAAATGTGCGTTCTGCCTTGATATGCACACCAAAGATGCCATCAAATACGGTGAAAATCCTCAAAGAATCTTTATTCTGAACGGATGGACAGAAGCGAAAGAATTTTTCACTGAAGAAGAGCAGGTACTTTTGGCAATGACAGAGGAAATTACACTGATCAGTCAAAACGGATTATCAGAAGAAACTTTCCAGAAGGCTAAAAAATTCTTTGATGATCACCAGATCGCTCAGATTATTATGGCGATTATTACCATCAATGCCTGGAACAGAATTGCAGTGAGCACGCATATTCCGATTGCAAAATAA
- a CDS encoding DoxX family protein — protein MTDQKYQFPQLFLRLALAVTMLSAVADRFGLWSKENSSWGNMERFKEYTRQLTFFLPEALSTVSAYTATFLEILFPLMLIFGFKTKFAAYGSSALLLVFAISMTIASGSKAPLNYSVWVGSAAALLLAVQQHYSLSIDQLTKK, from the coding sequence ATGACAGATCAAAAATATCAATTTCCGCAACTTTTTTTAAGACTGGCTCTCGCCGTTACGATGCTTTCTGCAGTAGCAGACAGGTTCGGATTATGGAGCAAAGAAAATTCTTCATGGGGAAACATGGAGCGTTTTAAAGAATACACAAGACAGCTTACCTTTTTTCTTCCGGAAGCTTTGAGTACGGTTTCAGCGTATACCGCAACCTTTTTAGAAATTCTTTTTCCTTTGATGCTTATTTTTGGATTTAAAACAAAGTTTGCAGCCTATGGAAGCAGTGCACTGCTACTCGTTTTTGCCATCTCTATGACCATTGCATCAGGTTCCAAAGCCCCACTAAACTATTCTGTATGGGTGGGAAGTGCAGCCGCTCTTTTACTGGCGGTACAGCAGCATTATTCTTTAAGTATAGATCAATTAACCAAAAAATAA